From Tachyglossus aculeatus isolate mTacAcu1 chromosome 12 unlocalized genomic scaffold, mTacAcu1.pri SUPER_6_unloc_1, whole genome shotgun sequence, the proteins below share one genomic window:
- the NOP9 gene encoding nucleolar protein 9 — MGVGPRPPPAPAPRLAPEALAYFRRAQEALNQTPDGGPQRGLLVRNVLEEAGTQALALATDGAGSAVLQDLLALSPPAPLCRLLAALRPHLRLLACHRSGAHVLQSALLQVPRLLGTPRPQKEGPQDDDEDDEDDDDHRGHESLEDLVLGLGAEVRDAFPVFSGDTHGSFVVRTLLQVLGGTVLEAEGARPRGPRPRGRRAPARDSRATDFAVPDAFLSLLREMSACFLEDIAVFATHKVSSLCLQMALRVLRLKLPQDCARLCDAVVDYLSACNPSAEGSPLLLFLKDQTSSRLLEQVVLVAEPPRLQRLFEEHFRGHLQALAAHPIANFPLQRLLDAITTPQLLAQVFEELSPALEAVLAQGHVGVVTALLGACRRLGTHQPEALQLLLEAFHCAKPPSRRQACLPLFASLLSYEVYYELGDEETPSEHQAEAAAAQPLAEVTVPGSLLVQHLLHFSAPGPVVASLAALTGPQLLALARSPAGSHVLDALLASPTVTDKQRRRALRPLKGHYVALACSRHGSRVLDAIWSGATLGARQEIAAELGERERELLSDAFGHHVARNVALGHFLKRRQDWEKQQGAAAKRRRALSAVLGD; from the exons ggCTGCTGGTGCGGAACGTGCTGGAAGAGGCCGGGACgcaggccctggccctggccacgGACGGGGCCGGCAGCGCGGTGCTGCAGGACCTGCTGGCCctcagccccccggccccgctgTGCCGGCTGCTGGCCGCCCTGCGTCCCCACCTGCGCCTGCTGGCCTGTCACCGCAGCGGGGCCCACGTGCTGCAGAGCGCTCTGCTGCAGGTGCCCCGCCTCCTGGGGACCCCCCGCCCGCAGAAGGAAGGCCCgcaggacgacgacgaggacgacgaggacgacgacgaccaCCGCGGCCACGAGAGCTTGGAGGACCTGGTGCTGGGCCTGGGGGCCGAAGTGCGGGACGCCTTCCCCGTGTTCAGCGGGGACACCCACGGCAGCTTCGTGGTCAGGACCCTGCTGCAGGTGCTCGGGGGGACCGTCCTGGAGGCCGAGGGAGCCCGGCCGCGCGGCCCCCGGCCTCGAG GACGCCGTGCCCCGGCGCGGGACTCGCGGGCCACTGACTTCGCGGTGCCGGACGCTTTCCTGAGTCTCCTGCGGGAAATGAGCGCCTGCTTCCTGGAGGACATTGCCG TGTTCGCCACCCACAAGGTGTCCAGCCTGTGCCTGCAGATGGCCCTGAGGGTCCTGCGCCTCAAGCTGCCCCAGGACTGCGCCCGGCTCTGCGATGCCGTCGTCGACTACCTGAGCGCCTGCAACCCCTCCGCCGAGGGCAG ccccctgctgcTGTTCCTGAAGGACCAGACGAGCTCCCGGCTCCTGGAGCAGGTAGTGCTGGTGGCGGAGCCGCCGCGGCTCCAGCGCCTTTTCGAGGAGCACTTCCGGGGGCATCTGCAGGCCCTGGCCGCCCACCCCATCGCCAACTTCCCCCTGCAGCGCCTGCTGGATGCCATCACCACGCCCCAGCTG ctggCCCAGGTGTTCGAAGAGCTGAGCCCGGCGCTGGAGGCCGTCCTGGCCCAGGGCCACGTGGGAGTGGTGACGGCCCTCCTGGGGGCCTGCCGCCGCCTCGGCACCCACCAGCCCGAggccctgcagctgctgctggag GCCTTCCACTGCGCCAAGCCGCCGTCGCGCCGGCAGGCCTGCCTGCCCCTCTTCGCCTCCCTGCTGTCGTACGAGGTCTACTACGAGCTGGGGGACGAAGAGACGCCCTCGGAGCACCAG gcggaggcggcggcggcccagCCCCTGGCGGAAGTGACGGTCCCCGGGTCCCTGCTGGTCCAGCACCTGCTGCACTTCTCGGCCCCGGGGCCCGTGGTGGCCAGCCTGGCCGCCCTGACGGGGCCCcagctcctggccctggcccgcaGCCCCGCCGGCTCCCACGTCCTGGACGCCCTGCTCGCCAGCCCCACCGTGACGGACAAGCAGCGGCGGCGAGCCCTGCGCCCGCTCAAG GGCCACTACGTGGCTTTGGCCTGCAGCCGCCACGGGAGCCGCGTCCTGGATGCCATCTGGAGCGGTGCCACCCTGGGGGCCCGGCAGGAGATCGCCGCCGAGCTGG GGGAGCGGGAACGGGAGCTGTTGAGCGACGCCTTCGGCCACCACGTCGCCCGCAACGTGGCCCTGGGCCACTTCCTGAAGCGGCGGCaggactgggagaagcagcagggcgcgGCCGCCAAGCGGAGACGGGCCTTGAGCGCCGTGCTGGGAGACTGA
- the CIDEB gene encoding LOW QUALITY PROTEIN: cell death activator CIDE-B (The sequence of the model RefSeq protein was modified relative to this genomic sequence to represent the inferred CDS: deleted 1 base in 1 codon) produces MDYAKDYVSALSPGSLFRSMSKASGQLGRRVWSPAPPPQRPFRICDHKRATRKGITAATRQELLDKATMALGLSGHPTAALVLEEDGTAVDSEDFFRLLEDDSSFMVLGPSQSWSPSRGGVLAYGLGREKPRHGQDIARITFDVYKQSPRDLFGSLNVKATFYGLYSMSCDFQGLGPKKVLRELLRWASRLMQGLGQMLLGISSTLRHVIEGGDQWRGSGRLHAY; encoded by the exons GTCAATGTCCAAGGCGAGCGGCCAGCTGGGCCGGCGCGTGTGGAGCCCGGCCCCGCCACCCCAGCGGCCCTTCCGGATCTGTGACCACAAGCGGGCCACCCGCAAGGGGATCACGGCCGCCACGCGCCAGGAGCTGCTGGACAAG GCCACGATGGCGCTGGGGTTGAGCGGGCACCCGACGGCGGCCTTGGTGCTGGAGGAGGATGGCACGGCCGTGGACAGCGAGGATTTCTTCCGGCTGCTGGAAGACGACAGCAGCTTCATGGTGCTCGGGCCCAGTCAGAGCTGGAGCCCCAGCAGG GGGGGTGTGCTGGCCTACGGGCTGGGCCGCGAGAAGCCGCGCCACGGCCAGGACATCGCCCGCATCACCTTCGACGTGTACAAGCAGAGCCCGCGCGACCTCTTCGGCAGCCTCAACGTCAAGGCCACCTTctacggcctctactccatgagCTGTGACTTCCAGGGCCTCGGCCCCAAGAAGGTGCTCAG GGAGCTGCTGCGTTGGGCATCCAGGTTGATGCAGGGCCTGGGCCAGATGCTGCTGGGCATCTCCTCCACCCTGCGCCACGTCATCGAG GGGGGGGACCAGTGGCGGGGGTCCGGCCGGCTCCACGCCTACTGA